One Coffea eugenioides isolate CCC68of chromosome 2, Ceug_1.0, whole genome shotgun sequence genomic window, TTCTCTGGCTGATTCAGAATATTGTTGGAGAAAGACACACACGACACACACTCTTGGTTTGTGTGGTCGTGTGTGCCGGAAATTTAATAAGGCTGTAGAAGATTAAGGAAGGAAGAATTGGAAGGAGACATTCAGATTCTCCTTTGCCCTTCTTTTTGTTTGTTGGTTAAGgtaagaagaagcaaaatagcAGTCTGAGAAGCTACCTGACAACTGACAAGTGATCATATCACacccttttcttgattttctgcACAAATGAAAACAGATTTCGCATTTCATGTGATGTTGACTCGAGGTTAAAGTATTGCTTGTAGacatgtaaattttgatttatatCCTTAATTAGGATGTTGACAGCAAAATTTCTTCTGTTTTGAGTTATAGTCCGAAATAATTAGCATGTAAACTAGTTGTAACTCGCAAGTTTATCGTTCACAGCAAAATTCCTTCTGTTTTGAGTTGAGTTATTATACTAGGACGCAATTTGGATAAGGTTTTTGGCATCCATTAACACACTTATATCCCATTCAACTTATCctatatatacacatactacATTTGTctgcatttatatactttttttaattaattttatttttaaaaaaaaaaaaatctcacgCTTGAAATACATTTTAACAAGTGATTAAAAAAAGTATCTGTTACAAAGAACATTTGGCCAATTAGTAGTAGTATAAAAGGCCTTCGAAGCCTGATATATATAACATTTGTAACTCGCTTGCTTCGTGGACATGGAGGAGGATTCATGCTAAAATAGTAGTAGAATTTATTTTTCATCAAGTAAATACTAGCTTAGCCGTAAAGTCTTatacatatattataaaaatcTAAGATTCAAATATCAAGTACATTCTACGAgtacattcttttttttttttttggcaagtaGTGATCACAGGGTTTTGCAATTGAATCCAAGTTTCCTAGACAAAAACAGTAGTACTAGTGTATTCTTCTGGCGAAGGTGTGTCTCTTGTTCTCTGCAGGCAACATTTAGCTGGGGAGTCGCAAGGCAAGAATTCTATTTCCAAATGCCTAGAAAACAATAGGGAGACTGCTCAAGAAAGCTAAGGTGTGGGGAGATGTGGATTTCCCAAATAATGAACACCAAGGAGGCAGCTTCGTAAGAACATCTTGTGTTTGTGGAGTTAGTCTGTCAACATCTGTTCTCAGCTTCAGAAGTGGACGTTCTCCCCTACTGCCCTCAGGACCGTGCTTTTCGTTTATCCAGGAAAGAGTCAGGCTGAACTTGGTTGGCGCTTTCTTGCCACCTGAAAACTGAATGATATGCCATCCATCCACAATTGTCTTGCCACCAAGCGGAATTAACTCCTCAGACTCGCCCACATCTAGAGACCAAAACATGAACAGAAAAGGATCTTTTTGTAAGAGAGCATGATATCCAGTGGCTTCAGTTATGACAACATTGCCATTCTTCTGGTGAAGCAACAGTTTCAGTTTGGAGCAAAAACATGATCAGTAGTTTAGGAAGTAAACATGACTTAAAAAGATTATGGACAGTTATGATACTCAAAACGCCACAAAAAATGCCCTGAACAAGAAGCCAAGCTAAATTCCTTTGCTCCAATTGACAATGACAATACTATTCTGAAAAACATGCAGCACTCTTACCCGGTTAATATACAGTGGAGTAACTCTCTTTGATAATGAAAAAGACTAATAACCAATAGGAATAGAGTTTAATAACCATTACCAATAATATGCAACAGAAACAGTATTCTATTTAAATTTCCTGAGACCTCTCAGATGGATGTAACAAAGGTGAACTTTTCAGAATCAAAATCTTTTTCCTTCATCTTAGTGGCCAAACAATTGTAACCAATGTATCTGGTAATTAGTTCTCCCCATCGGttcaccaaaaaaattttactcAATTACAAGTTATATTAATATTCCTTGGCTAGTTTTAGTATCAATTTAGCATTTATAAAATGACTGTACATTAGGGGAGTTCAcgttaaaattaaaaaaaaaaaaaaaaaaaaaaaagcagctaTTGTCACCTGTAAGTCGGTGATTTTTGAAACCAGTCAGCCCAGTCCCCCTTACTGCTTAACATGTCTTGCATCAGATGCGAGAAGCTATAAGCTTCACTCACATGTATCTAAAACTACTTTCAGCAAAGTTTGATGAATAACCTTATATCTGTAATCCCAACTCTGAACccccaaaacagaattttccatTAACAAGGCGTTCCTCAATTTATCAATAGTTCTCCAAATTAACAAACTTCACAGAGTAACAGATTGCAATAGTAGCCTTTAGATTATTAATATTCGTTAATGGGAATCCCCACCATACTCATTATTAAAACATTTTACCATCTAAATGTACAGCATCTAGCTTTTAGGTACTTTCCAACTTTAACCTCCCTAACGCATTAGAGCCCTGTAGGTACAACATCTAGCTTATAGGCCCTGTAAATCACAGCCCCTTGGGTATAACATGTGTTAGACAAACCCTTTAAATTATAGAATCTCTATTGCCCATTTATGCAGTTTCTTCTAAGCCTTTTCCAGGACCCAATCAAATGACATTAGACTTTAAGCAGCACAGCTACCCAGGGGGCAAAAGTGAAGCTAAAAGATTTTCTCCAGACCAGTCAACCCAAGGTTGAATGCAGTGGGTTCCTTTAAGTTGCATCATTCTAGCACAGCTTTAAATTCTTCATACTAGTAACTGTTGTTATCAAGGATTGCTGTCATACATGTAGGTACTGCATTTTCCACTTTTACAAGGTTTACAGTAGACACAAGAAAAGGTCTATGTTAAGCAACTTCAGAGCAACTAAATTCTGACAATTTACATCTCTAGAAAATTGATAAAACTTACAAGCATGTAAATCCAGAacgggttaaaaacaaaaaaaaaaaaagggtcaaAGTATAAAGGTCATTAAACTTGGTTGGactccaaaagaaaaaatagaatttAAAATGCCAATTAATGAAAGGGTAATCACACTAATACTCCACTTGCTTCATATTCGTATCCAGAAATTACACAGAGGATGGAGTACCAGTACCAAAAAGCAGACTGCCAATATTGCCACCCTTGATAAAAATCTTCTTCTATTGGAAATGTTCCAAAACAGACATAAATGAACTTGAATGGAATGTGTCTACATGTATTCATATAATGAACTTGAATGATTCATTAGTAAAAATCTACTCATGAATCAAAGAGGAAAAAAGTCGTGAAacaggaaaacaaggataaacCTTGAGAAACATCCATTGTACCTTTCAACTGGaaatcttcaatttcttccatATTGATTCCAAGAGTCCATCGACTGGAAAATTTTGTGTCCAATGAGATTTCAGTAATTCTGTTCTCATCCATCATATCACGCTCGACATGAATTGCGGGGATATCAGATTTGTCCCACCCAGCTAAAACATCCTCATCAATCCAACAGCTGTAGTTCACTGAAAAACTGACAAAATCAGGCATCTTATCCTTGCCACAAACCATTTTCTTCCCAATCTTTTCAGCCTCTTTAATCAAGTTTCCAGGAGTTGTTGAAAACAGTGAAACATAGGAGTCTGGTTCTTGTTTTCCACCATGTTTTCCTGTCGTATCCACAACATGGACAACCTGAAAAGATGATGGCACCCAACTATCAGAAGCAACATATTCTGAACATGATTTCCCAGCCAAAAATTCAAGCATGTGAACGTGATTATTACACCATTAACTAAAGTGAAAGCTTATTTCTGTGTTTAAAGCAGTTACAAGCCAGAAGATAGTTCCAGAGTACCTTAGTGGCCTCTCAGTTTTTAAAAGAAGCAAAATAAAGTAATTGACAACACCAAAAAGCAGCTTTTAGCCAAAAAGAGCAAGAACCTGCTGATCTTAAGCAATCAAGAATAAGCCCTTAGTGAAAAAAATTCCTTCTATGAACTTGCAGGAACTTGAATCTACAGTGACCTATCTTAAACTAGTTGAGAATAAGAAAGTAGTTGATCCAGGAATACAAATTTACCCGAAAATGCAGTTAGAGCAACATGCGTTATGGAATATTTAGATGAGGTATAAGTTATATTTATGTCAAGGACTACCAGCTACTTACATTCACAGCTCTGGCAGTATCTTCAGTAAATGCCTGAAGAAAACCTACTACCGAACAAATTGAAAGGCCAAAGAGGATAGAGGTTATAATGATGATTGGCACCTTTGCACCTGGAAAGTAAATAACAGGAGGAAACATGTGATTTTGCAAAATCCAGTGATTATTTTCCACTACTATAACTTCAAGTATACcaaccaaataaaataaaagacataAATGAGAAATCCAGGGAAACTAGCCATCTCCCTtcttgctttcattttattaATGAGGTTGGTGAAATGGTATGTCAAAGTAAGACTAGTCAAGTGTCCAAGCCCAGCAAATTAGCACTCTCAAACCCTTCAAAATCTTGTGGGTCTTGATGCTGTGCTTTGGTAAAAGGACCGAACCAGCAGTGAATTGGTTTTTCCCTCTTACCCCTTCACTCATAACAAACAAGATAGATACTTTCGAATGACAGATCTGTAGCACTTAGCTGTCCATTATCCATCATACTTCCCCTTCTTGGACCATGTAGAGTTTTCGCAAACCTTTTCTGTAGCTGATAGCATTTTCTGCTCGTAAATGTACATTTTATTTCACAGGCAAGTGATCAAAGTATAATATAGTACACAAAGAAGGTTTGCCTATTTTAGTTCAATCTGTAGGTGAAAGAAGAAACTGAGGAATTGTAAAAACTACGTGCTAGTTTCTTCCAACTGTCCAAGCTCAAAACCCAATAATAGCAACTTGATGAAGCCAACTTTTTCAAGTACCTAGTTTAGACCCCATAAAAAAAATACTCAGACATTGGGAGAGATTGAAGTAATTGCAATTCTAGTTTTTAAGTAAAAAGAGGTTACGACAGGTCTGTAATTGAATCATAATTGGACTTGCATGAAATATACTAGCAGAAAAGCAAGACACGCAACAGTAAATTTGAGGCCAAGTAGTTGAAAAGCTATTTTGGATAGTTGCATACTTTACGCCTCTATCTATGCATAGCAAGCAGATAtgttccttgatacaagttcaAGCTAGTGAGAAGCTATATGATTTCGCAAATCATGCACTTCAACTTAATAACCAGCATTTGACTGATATACTGCAATTAGACAACTTTACCACAGGATCTGCTTTAGaatgaaaaatcagatcttgaagTGTTTGGTAAAAGTGTTTGctcttaattaattttttattgcCAATTGAAGCTCCCATTATGGTCATGCAAAACTGTTACaacttaaattttttaaaatagttCACTGATTGAGAAGCCATAAAACAAAGGCCGGTAGTAGCATTTGTGAAAAAAATGACGGCAATTCAAACTAATATTGGTGTTCATGCAAGAAGGATATTGTTACTACTCGGTAATAAATAACTCAAATCTCTAAATGCTCTCATCTTGTCTAAACATAACcaataaaccaaaaaattgtTGGTAAAAATGCAATACTCCAAAACATAACCTATGTACTGTGTGCAGGACACGATCAGAAAGATGCCATTAGAAAGCAGAAAATGTGGGCGTGCTACCAAAGACAACTCTCTGCCCCCTATGCAAGTACTGTATTTATGCACTTGAAAAGGAACTCAGTTTATTCAAATCCAAATCCTCACTTTAAGGGGTGGCGCCTAAGAAGGTCAGGACACATGCACCTAACATTGCTTACATCCAAAGTATTTGAAAATTGTAAGTTCAACCTTGAACTTCATTGATTTGTGTTTGATTAGGACAAACTTTTCATAATCAACTGCAAAGACAAGCAAGCTTTCGAGTAAGAACCTGAGATGTGAATATATGACAGAAGATACACCAACGTAAGGCACACAATTGCAGCAATAAGAATTGCAACCACAATATTCCCTATCCACTCAGGGTTGCTACCAGGATTCCTGCAAAAAGATAAATATGACCCCCATTACTCCTCTAGCGGATCAAAAGACTGGTTAAACAATTTCTGGTGCACTGCAGTTGCCAAGCAGAAAGACAGCATTTATATTCTACAGATTTGCTGAGATAAGGAAGTATTATGACTGCTGATTAATTTGATGCAGGAATAATGAAAGGACCTGACCATCAGAGATTTTTTTCATGTGGCTAATGACCTAAGATTGATATAAGATGGAACCTAAAAAACCACAAGTAAAAGACAAAGATATCATCTTTAAATGTCAAACAAAGAACAGTAACATAAGTATATGACTCTATTTGGCAACAAATTGTTAGAAACAATCAAGAATATGGCTTGAAATATCCTAGGTTATTTATTTTGTCCAGAAAGATGTTAATCAAGCAGCCTGATAATATTTGTGTACAAAATCcaaaagaaccaaaaaaaaaagaacatattcTTGGATTCTGTGTCGGTGTTTGAGATATCCTAGGTTAGATGTCTATCAAACTTTAAGATAAGCTAAAATTATCCATAGATTCTCAACAGATCCCGCAAAACACCGGAGAGGATGCATTTACAGCCAAAAAGTGAAATCATAACAATGTAGAATCAAACCAACTCCCGTCCCCCAACTAGAGaggttatttttaaaaaaaattatatgcaTGTGATAGTCTAAAAAACCTTTGAGAAGCTAAAACTTACCAAATGCGCAATATTTCCTAATACAATGgaacaaagaaacaaggaaacatGAGAAAATGAAGAACAACATGGTACTCTGTTATTCAAAAGAAAGAGTGGAAATAACAAAGGTTAATGATATTGGCAGAGATACTCCATTTTCTTCATGTTCTTTtgctaaaaatataaaatcGGTGGAGTGTCAATATCAGCACTAAAAAAGAATATAACTCAGGACTTCCAAGAAAATTTACCCTCTTACTGTTGGTTTACCTTTCTAAACGAACTGTAGATCCAACCATTATGCTTGTCAACCTTATAATCATACCAGAAGATAGTAGAAATGGAAAAGACAAGCCAATCACCAAGGTCAGAGTTTTCAGTGGTTTAGGCAACCGAGCTGGTGATAGAGTAGCTTCAAGCAACCCATCTGATATTCCAACACATAGATTAGACAAAACAAAGCAGGATTGATATGATTccaagttttgaaaaaacttaaTAGCTATCGAAGAAAAATTCTAGTAAATCATAGATGAGAAAGAAGTAAAATTCTCTTAAATAGAGATATATCTACACAGCTATTTTGAGACAACATCCAGCTTTTATCAGATCTCAGGTTGTATCATTAGTGTTGCATTAGGTCTCATCACTATGAAGCAGGCTATTGTAATCATACTTACATGCAAATGCAGGTGAAACCAGCCAAACAAGAGCTAAATAAGTAGATCCAATCTTATAATAGTTTCCCAGTATCAGGAGCAGAAGCCACTGTATTAAACCTGCCTTAAAGAGCCATCTTTCAGAATCTAACTTAGCAATGTCAGCTTGAACAGAAGAAGAAAGGTCCCTATATCTTGTTGAGTATACAGCTGACAAGTATCTACGCAGAATCAGATATCCTAGATGTTGGCCAATGAATGCTCCTAGCAGAGCAGGTACACCAAATAAACCAACCACCAGCCAAGGGTTTGAAACATATGGAACTGGTGATGCAGATACAAGTGGGAGACAAAAGGCAGCAACAGCAGCGAAAGCAATGGAGCTTATCCACATGAGTATGATACTCAAAGATGACAAAGCCAGTGAGATTAGTGCAGAAGAACCACCCATCATGATTGATGTAACCCATATCAAAAGTGACTGCATAATTGTGGAGTTGTAGAACATGCTGGCTAACCGTTGACGAAATACAACAATATATGTTCCCTGAGACACAAGCATACATGTTCAATTAAGAATGACATTGGCATCTGTATCCAGTTAGATTAACTAAAATTCATCTATGTAATCAAGAGATTGACTAGTCAAACAAGAAAATGCAGATCTACAATAATCTGCTAAAGTATTGCTAAGGtaccaaaatgtcaaaatatatAGCAGCATCTCTGCTAGAATTTCCATCTTGTTCCTCTGCCTTGCCCAGAGGAAGATGAGAAGACGCAGCAGCTTGAAGCAGAAAAGCGAGCATATTTTCTCCAAGATGTTGAAGAGAACCCGGTTTCAGAAGCTTTAATTTGTCATTCTGCACAAAAAGGTACTTATTCCTAATAAAAGTTGTTGGTATAATCAAACCATCTAGCTTTGGATATCTCAAAGAAAAATAGAGGAAAAGGGCTAAAATAGCAATTAGACATATCTGCAGAGAAGATTTACTCCACTTTGTTATAAATGAACATAACATGTCCATAAAGACATGCTACTAGGTAGAGCTCATGCCACCCACCAAGAAGCAGATTATTGTCAGGCTAGTTAGATTTCTATTCATGTCATGCACATTTGAATAatgccttttttctttttttaaagaGGCACATCAGAATAATATATCATCAAGTAATAGTTTCTAAGCATGAGAGAGAGATGATCCCAGCCACAACTCAGTCTAATTTTGGTCAGTCAGGAGGCAAGCATTATCCAAAAGGTCATGCTCACAGACGATGAAATCAAGGTGTTTAAAATAATCAAGAGaattgatgaactgatttgtaTTATACTCCAGATGAAATCAATAATCTGCTCTGGAGTCTGGTTCATTTGATTAAAAGAAGAGCAAAAGTTGGTCATTATTCTGCTTCACACCAACTTATGTTCTATATAATTGCGCTCCAGATAGAAATGACAGAAGCTGCCTTTTTATGAAAAATGCATTAGATTGCTATTTTGACCAAAGCGCCATATAAATCTTAATATCAAGCAACATAGCATGAGAATAAAATGTTTATGTGATCTTCCAGGTTACCTTTGTGTGGTATACGGCAGTGTCATCAAGAAATGCAAAGTCAAGTCCAGAAAGTCCAGCAACTTCTTTATATATTTGAAAATCGGTTGCAGATTTTATTGCCCCAGAAGAAAAGAGATCCTGCAGCACTAAGATATCCCGAAGATATAAGTTTTTGTCCTGCCTGGAAAATGTAATTTAGTAAAAAAGCAGTACAGTATTCAACACAATTGTTATCTCCACATACTACACAAACAAACTCGTTCAACAGACCTGTGCAACAATCTGAGCAGATGGATACTTTGCTACAGCTGCAAAGTTTTCGATTGCCCACGGATTAGGACCAGCCTGTAAAACAACAAACAAGAAGACaataaggaaaagaaacagCCTAACCAGAGTCATGATGGATACCAATTAAAAATAGATCACTGAAGGTAACGCATTAGGCCATTATTCTAGGTTTAACACAAATGCAAGAGAATCTATTAATTTTAAATGTATCTAATATTGTGAGGGTGCATTAAACACATAAGATAGGCTTGTTAATCTTTTTTATCATCACAATTCTCGTTCCTTTTGTTGGCACCCATTGCTGCCATCAGCAATTGAACCATGCTAGGCCACACATACCATGTAAGAGAAGCACCACAATGTTTTTTCTAAAAGTCAAATATTTCATAGTTGCTACTTCAGAAGCAAATAAATTTAGAGAAACATTAACGCTAAGGGAACTAGGgaagcaagagagagagagagagagattttaATTCACAGAGTAGACCTGAAAAATGGTAGACTTTCCGCCGATACCCATTGCCTCCAAATCAATAGCCATTCTTACTGTATCACTCCAAGGGTGCTGCATTGAGATTATATGTCAATCCTCCCATGTTCAATATCTGTTGGACTTTGCAGAAGACTTATATTTTGAACACCAGAACAATAGCATTATCAAATTCTATTTCCAAGGATATCCACTTGCAATTATAGTGTATAGAATTTTTTACCCAACTTCTATCCCAAGGCATGGT contains:
- the LOC113761387 gene encoding endoplasmic reticulum metallopeptidase 1 translates to MRKRPNSSSAAKSNSSTSGDTSDKKGPQNSDDVVVAAKRSTFVVLTLFVLVVNGSWAIYHYQFESLPAPLSAVQVGKRGFSELEAIKHVKALTQFGPHPVGSDALDRALQYVLAASESIKKTAHWEVDVEVDFFHTRYGANRLVSGLFKGKTLVYSDLNHVAMRILPKYATEAGENAILVSSHIDTVFSGEGAGDCSSCVAVMLELARGISQWAHGFKHAVIFLFNTGEEEGLNGAHSFITQHPWSDTVRMAIDLEAMGIGGKSTIFQAGPNPWAIENFAAVAKYPSAQIVAQDLFSSGAIKSATDFQIYKEVAGLSGLDFAFLDDTAVYHTKNDKLKLLKPGSLQHLGENMLAFLLQAAASSHLPLGKAEEQDGNSSRDAAIYFDILGTYIVVFRQRLASMFYNSTIMQSLLIWVTSIMMGGSSALISLALSSLSIILMWISSIAFAAVAAFCLPLVSASPVPYVSNPWLVVGLFGVPALLGAFIGQHLGYLILRRYLSAVYSTRYRDLSSSVQADIAKLDSERWLFKAGLIQWLLLLILGNYYKIGSTYLALVWLVSPAFAYGLLEATLSPARLPKPLKTLTLVIGLSFPFLLSSGMIIRLTSIMVGSTVRLERNPGSNPEWIGNIVVAILIAAIVCLTLVYLLSYIHISGAKVPIIIITSILFGLSICSVVGFLQAFTEDTARAVNVVHVVDTTGKHGGKQEPDSYVSLFSTTPGNLIKEAEKIGKKMVCGKDKMPDFVSFSVNYSCWIDEDVLAGWDKSDIPAIHVERDMMDENRITEISLDTKFSSRWTLGINMEEIEDFQLKDVGESEELIPLGGKTIVDGWHIIQFSGGKKAPTKFSLTLSWINEKHGPEGSRGERPLLKLRTDVDRLTPQTQDVLTKLPPWCSLFGKSTSPHTLAFLSSLPIVF